The following are encoded together in the Salvia hispanica cultivar TCC Black 2014 chromosome 6, UniMelb_Shisp_WGS_1.0, whole genome shotgun sequence genome:
- the LOC125197474 gene encoding myosin-17-like has translation MASLVNIIVGSHVWVEDPALAWIDGEVIRIDGQDVHVQTTNGKKVVANIAKVFPKDTEAPPGGEDDMTKLSYLHEPGVLQNLATRYELNEIYTYTGNILIAINPFQRLPHLYDTHMMEQYKGAALGELSPHVFAIGDVAYRAMVNEGKSNSILVSGESGAGKTETTKMLMRYLAHLGGRSGVEGRTVEQQVLESNPVLEAFGNAKTVRNNNSSRFGKFVEIQFDKNGRISGAAIRTYLLERSRVCQISDPERNYHCFYLLCAAPPEEREKYKLESPETYHYLNQSKCYKLDGVNDTEEYLATRRAMDIVGISEEEQDAIFKVVAAILHLGNIEFAKGKEIDSSVIKDEKSRFHLNMTAELLKCDVKNLEDALIKRVMVTPEEIITRTLDPEAALGSRDALAKTIYSRLFDWIVEKINTSIGQDPHSKAIIGVLDIYGFESFKHNSFEQFCINFTNEKLQQHFNQHVFKMEQEDYEKEEIDWSYIEFVDNQDVLDLIEKKPGGIIALLDEACMFPKSTHETFAQKLYQTFAKNQRFIKPKLSRTSFTISHYAGEVTYMADLFLDKNKDYVVAEHQDLLTASKCTFVAGLFPALPEESSKSSKFSSIGSRFKLQLQSLMETLSSTEPHYIRCVKPNHVLKPSIFENLNVIQQLRCGGVLEAIRISCAGYPTRRTFDEFLLRFGVLAPEVFEGNSDDKVACRMILDKMGLKGYQLGKTKVFLRAGQMAELDARRAEVLGNAAKTIQRQIRTYISRKEFVSLRHAAILLQSSWRAISARKLYEELRAEAASLKIQKNFRCHTARKSYQNLQRSAIIVQTGMRAMIARNEFRFRKQTKASIRIQAHVRCHREYSYYRSLQKAAIVTQCGWRQRVARKELRMLRMASRETGALKEAKDKLEKKVEELTWRLQFEKRLRTELEETKAQETAKLQEALKSMQKQVEEANARALKEREAARKAIEEAPPVIKETPVMVQDVAKIDALTAEIQILKASLQSEKVTAEEAKRACSDAETRNINLTKKLEEAEGKVDQLQDSIQRLEEKLSNSESENQVLRQQALTMSPTGKAISARPRTTIFQRTPENGKVLNGGTKSAHETPLAMANPKEPESEEKPQKSLNDKQQENQDLLIKCITQDLGFSSGKPIAACVIYKCLLHWRSFEVERTGVFDRIIQTIGSSVDVADNNDVLAYWLCNTSTLLMLLQHTLKASGAASLTPQRRRSSSASLLGRMSQGLRASPQGAAGLSFLNNRLLGKLDDLRQVEAKYPALLFKQQLTAYLEKIYGMIRDNLKKEISPFIGLCIQAPRTSRSSLGKGRSQANAVAQQALIAHWQSIVKCLDKYLKAMNANYVPAFLVRKVFAQTFSFINVQLFNSLLLRRECCSFSNGEYVKAGLAELEQWCCHVTEEYVGSSWDELKHIRQAVGFLVIHQKPKKTLNEITNELCPVLSIQQIYRISTMYWDDKYGTHSVAPNVISSMRVMMTEDSNNALSSSFLLDDDSSIPFSTDDLSKSMPTVEVADVEPPPLIRENSGFVFLHQRSD, from the exons GCATCGTTAGTTAATATTATAGTTGGTTCTCATGTATGGGTTGAGGATCCGGCGTTGGCTTGGATTGATGGAGAAGTAATACGGATAGATGGCCAAGATGTTCATGTTCAAACTACAAACGGGAAAAAG GTTGTTGCAAATATCGCAAAAGTGTTTCCCAAGGACACAGAAGCACCTCCTGGAGGTGAGGATGACATGACTAAGCTTTCGTATTTGCACGAGCCTGGTGTCCTGCAAAACCTAGCTACTAGATATGAACTTAATGAAATCTAT acatatacgggaaataTTCTGATCGCAATAAACCCTTTCCAAAGATTGCCTCATCTATATGATACTCACATGATGGAGCAATACAAAGGGGCTGCACTTGGCGAGCTTAGTCCTCATGTGTTTGCCATAGGTGATGTTGCTTACAG GGCAATGGTCAATGAGGGGAAGAGCAACTCAATTCTGGTTAGTGGAGAAAGTGGTGCCGGTAAAACcgaaacaacaaaaatgctTATGCGGTATCTTGCTCATTTGGGTGGTCGATCTGGAGTAGAAGGACGGACTGTTGAACAACAAGTTTTAGAA TCAAATCCAGTTCTTGAAGCATTTGGAAATGCTAAAACTGTCAGGAACAATAATTCCAG TCGTTTCGGtaaatttgttgaaattcaatttgataaaaatggGAGAATATCTGGAGCAGCCATTAGAACTTACTTGCTGGAGAGATCCCGTGTTTGCCAAATATCAGACCCTGAAAGAAACTATCATTGCTTTTACCTTCTCTGTGCAGCACCTCCCGAG GAAAGGGAGAAATATAAGCTCGAAAGCCCAGAAACTTATCATTATCTCAACCAGTCCAAATGTTATAAACTTGATGGAGTAAATGATACGGAAGAATATCTCGCAACCAGAAGGGCTATGGATATAGTCGGAATCAGTGAGGAAGAGCAG GATGCAATATTTAAAGTGGTTGCTGCGATTCTTCATCTTGGCAATATTGAATTTGCTAAGGGGAAAGAGATTGATTCTTCAGTCATCAAGGATGAGAAGTCGAGGTTTCATCTGAATATGACTGCTGAATTGCTCAA ATGTGATGTCAAGAACTTGGAAGATGCTCTGATTAAGCGTGTGATGGTAACACCCGAGGAAATTATCACAAGGACTCTTGATCCAGAAGCTGCGTTGGGTAGCAGGGATGCTCTCGCAAAGACTATATATTCTCGGCTATTTGACTG GATAGTGGAAAAGATAAATACATCCATTGGTCAGGATCCACACTCGAAAGCAATAATTGGAGTTCTTGACATATATGGTTTCGAGAGTTTTAAGCACAACAG TTTTGAGCAGTTCTGCATCAATTTCACCAACGAGAAACTGCAGCAACATTTTAACCAG CATGTTTTCAAGATGGAACAAGAAGATTATGAAAAAGAGGAGATAGACTGGAGCTACATAGAGTTCGTTGATAACCAAGATGTCCTCGATCTGATTGAGAAG AAACCAGGGGGAATAATTGCACTGCTAGATGAAGCTTG TATGTTTCCAAAGTCCACCCACGAGACATTTGCCCAGAAATTGTATCAGACCTTCGCAAAAAACCAGCGTTTCATCAAGCCCAAGCTTTCACGTACAAGTTTCACAATATCTCACTATGCTGGGGAG GTGACGTATATGGCAGATCTGTTCCTGGATAAGAACAAAGATTATGTTGTTGCAGAACATCAAGATTTGTTAACAGCCTCAAAGTGCACTTTTGTTGCTGGTTTATTTCCTGCTCTTCCTGAAGAATCATCTAAATCATCGAAATTTTCTTCCATAGGATCACGCTTCAAG TTGCAACTGCAATCTTTAATGGAAACCTTAAGTTCGACAGAACCTCACTACATCAGGTGTGTCAAACCAAATCACGTGCTGAAGCCCTCGATTTTCGAGAATCTTAATGTGATTCAGCAACTGCGGTGTGGT GGTGTTCTTGAGGCTATCAGAATCAGTTGTGCTGGATACCCCACCAGACGTACATTTGACGAGTTTCTTCTACGATTTGGTGTTCTTGCCCCTGAAGTTTTCGAAGGAAA CTCTGATGACAAGGTCGCATGTCGGATGATTTTGGATAAAATGGGATTGAAGGGATATCAG TTAGGTAAGACAAAAGTGTTTCTACGAGCTGGTCAGATGGCTGAGCTAGATGCGAGGAGAGCAGAAGTTCTTGGAAATGCAGCCAAAACAATTCAAAGACAAATTCGTACCTATATTTCTCGGAAAGAGTTTGTCTCATTGCGCCATGCTGCCATCCTTTTACAATCTTCTTGGAGAG CTATATCTGCTCGCAAACTCTATGAAGAATTGCGGGCTGAAGCCGCCTCACTGAAGATTCAGAAGAACTTCAGGTGTCATACTGCTCGGAAATCCTACCAGAACTTGCAGCGTTCTGCTATCATAGTGCAGACTGGCATGAGAGCTATGATTGCTCGCAATGAATTCAGATTCAGGAAACAAACTAAGGCTTCAATCAGGATTCAG GCTCACGTGCGCTGTCATAGAGAATATTCTTACTACAGGAGTCTCCAGAAGGCTGCCATCGTTACCCAATGTGGTTGGCGCCAACGAGTAGCACGCAAAGAGCTCAGAATGCTTAGAATG GCTTCAAGAGAAACCGGAGCCCTGAAAGAAGCCAAAGACAAGCTAGAAAAGAAAGTGGAGGAGCTTACATGGCGCTTGCAGTTTGAGAAGCGACTTAGG ACAGAGTTGGAGGAAACAAAAGCGCAGGAAACTGCAAAACTACAGGAGGCTTTGAAATCAATGCAAAAACAGGTAGAGGAAGCAAATGCCAGAGCATTAAAAGAACGAGAAGCTGCGAGAAAAGCAATTGAAGAAGCTCCTCCAGTCATTAAAGAAACCCCAGTAATGGTTCAAGACGTGGCAAAAATTGATGCTTTGACAGCCGAGATACAGATTCTGAAG GCTTCCCTGCAGTCAGAAAAAGTCACCGCAGAAGAGGCCAAAAGGGCTTGCTCAGATGCCGAGActagaaatataaatttgacaaaaaagcTTGAGGAAGCAGAGGGCAAAGTGGATCAGCTTCAAGATTCCATACAGAG GCTCGAGGAGAAGCTATCGAACTCCGAGTCCGAGAATCAAGTGCTTCGTCAACAAGCTTTGACCATGTCACCAACTGGGAAGGCTATATCTGCCCGACCCAGGACAACTATATTTCAG AGAACACCGGAGAATGGTAAAGTTCTTAATGGAGGAACAAAATCTGCACAT GAAACCCCACTGGCTATGGCTAATCCCAAGGAGCCTGAATCCGAGGAAAAACCTCAGAAGTCTCTCAATGATAAGCAGCAA GAGAACCAGGACCTCCTGATAAAGTGTATCACTCAAGATTTGGGATTTTCTAGTGGCAAACCCATTGCTGCTTGTGTCATTTACAAATGCCTTCTCCACTGGAGGTCATTTGAGGTGGAGAGAACCGGTGTGTTTGACCGCATCATTCAAACCATTGGATCATCGGTAGAC GTTGCTGATAACAACGATGTCCTAGCCTATTGGTTATGCAATACATCTACACTGCTGATGCTGCTCCAACATACACTCAAAGCAAGTGGGGCAGCTAGCTTGACCCCTCAAAGGCGAAGGTCGTCATCGGCTTCTCTTTTAGGAAGGATGTCTCAA GGATTGAGGGCATCCCCTCAAGGTGCTGCTGGACTTTCGTTTCTCAATAATCGGTTGCTTGGTAAACTTGATGACTTGCGGCAAGTTGAGGCGAAATATCCTGCCTTGTTGTTCAAGCAGCAGCTTACTGCTTACCTCGAGAAGATATACGGAATGATCAGGGACAATCTAAAGAAAGAGATTTCCCCTTTCATTGGTTTGTGCATCCAG GCCCCTCGAACATCTCGTTCAAGTTTAGGTAAAGGACGTTCCCAAGCTAATGCCGTTGCTCAACAAGCGCTTATTGCTCACTGGCAGAGCATCGTAAAGTGCCTAGATAAGTACTTGAAGGCGATGAATGCAAATTAT GTTCCTGCATTCCTTGTGCGGAAGGTCTTTGCTCAAACATTCTCATTTATCAATGTCCAATTATTCAACAG TCTTCTTTTACGACGCGAGTGCTGCTCATTCAGTAATGGCGAGTATGTGAAAGCCGGGCTGGCTGAATTAGAGCAATGGTGTTGTCATGTAACTGAGGAA TATGTCGGCTCATCTTGGGATGAACTGAAGCATATCAGACAGGCTGTTGGTTTTTTG GTTATACATCAAAAGCCCAAGAAGACATTAAATGAAATCACGAATGAGCTTTGCCCA GTTTTAAGCATACAACAAATATACAGGATTAGCACAATGTATTGGGACGACAAATATGGCACCCATAGCGTTGCTCCGAAT GTCATTTCGAGCATGAGGGTCATGATGACGGAGGACTCCAACAACGCTCTGAGCAGCTCATTCTTGCTAGACGACGACTCAAG CATTCCATTCTCCACGGACGACCTGTCGAAATCCATGCCAACCGTAGAAGTGGCTGATGTCGAGCCTCCCCCATTGATCCGCGAGAACTCAGGCTTCGTCTTCTTGCACCAACGATCTGATTGA